The genomic segment TGCACGGTGCCGACGTAGTCGAGGTCGGGCGAGCGGTCGCTGTCCGAGATCGACACGTACGCGGACCGGCCGCGGCGGTACGCGGGCAGGATGTTCGATCCGGAGAAGCCGTGGATGGTCGTCACCATGGGCGCCCGGCACGACTGCGAGAACGCCAGCGGCAGCCAGTCCAGGTGGTTGTGCACGAGGTCGAACTCACCCGAGCGGGCCAGCGCGTGCCCGACGTGCAGCGCCTCCCAGACCCGGCCGTCCAGCTCGGCGTTCTCCTCGTAACCGGTCGGCGCGACCCCGTCCAGGCCGGCCTTGGTGATCGAGTCCAGGGTGGCGAACAGCGTCACGTCGATGCCGCGTTCCACCAGGCCCTCGGTGATCAGGCTGGTCACAAGTTCCCAGGGGCCGTAATGCAGGGGCGGGGTTCGCCACGCGATCGGGCCGAGCATGGCCACCTTCACGACAAATGCCTCATTCCGGTAGTTAACACGTGCTTAGTATGCCCACCGGTTTGACCGGGCGTTCTCGTGTTAGAGAAGACCCATGACGGATCTCTGGTGGAAGAGCGCGGTCGTTTACCAGATCTACCCGCGAAGCTTCGCGGACGCCGACGGCGACGGCATGGGTGATCTGCGGGGCATCATCGCCCACCTGGACCATCTGGCCGAACTGGGTGTCGACGTCATCTGGCTGTCCCCGATCTATCCGTCGCCGCAGGACGACAACGGTTACGACATCAGCGACTACCAGGACATCGAGCCGGTCTTCGGCACCCTCGAGATCTTCGACGAGCTGCTGGCCGGGGTGCACGCCCGCGGCATGAAGCTGGTCATGGACCTGGTCGTCAACCACTCCTCGGACGAGCACCCCTGGTTCGTCGAGAGCCGGTCGAGCAAGGACAACCCGAAACGCGACTGGTACTGGTGGCAGCCCGCCCGCGAGGGCCTCGAGCCCGGCACGCCCGGGGCCGAGCCGACCAACTGGGGTTCGGTGTTCGGCGGCTCGGCCTGGGAGCTCGACGAGAAGACCGGCGAGTACTACCTGCACCTGTTCTCGAAGAAGCAGCCCGACCTCAACTGGGAGAACCCGGAGGTCCGGGAGGCCGTCTACGCGATGATGAACTGGTGGCTCGACCGGGGCATCGACGGCTTCCGGATGGACGTCATCAACATGATTTCCAAGGTGCTGCCGCTGCCCGACGGCCGCGTGGTCGCCGGTTCCTCGTACGGAGACGGCTCGGCCGGGTTCATCAACGGCCCCCGGCTGCACGAGTTCCTCCAGGAGATGCACGCCAAGGTCTTCGCCGGCCGCGACGCCAAGCTGACCGTGGGCGAGATGCCCGGCGTGACGGTGGACGAGGCGATCCTGTTCACCGACCCCGCGCGGCACGAGGTCGACATGGTCTTCCAGTTCGACCACGTCTGGGCCGACCGCGGCGCCGACCCCTGGCTGCTGATGCCGCTGCAGCTCACGAACCTGAAAGCGATCTTCAACCGGTGGCAGGCGGGGCTGGCCGAGGTGGGCTGGAACAGCCTCTACTGGAACAACCACGACCAGCCGCGCGCGGTCTCGCGATACGGCGACGACAGTCCCGACCACCGGGTGGCGTCGGCCAAGATGCTCGGCACGGTGCTGCACCTGCACCGCGGCACGCCCTACGTCTACCAGGGCGAAGAGCTGGGAATGACCAACTTCCCCTTCCGTACGATCGACGACTTCCGCGACATCGAGGCGCTCGGGCAGTACGCGCAGGCCACCGGTCAGGAGGGCCGCTCGCCCGAGGAGGTGCTCACCGTGCTGCGGGCCCGCGGTCGCGACAACGCCCGTACGCCGATGCAGTGGGACACCTCGGAGCACGCCGGCTTCACCACCGGGACGCCGTGGCTGGCCGTCAACCCGAACTATCCCGAGATCAACGCCGAGGCCGCGCGGGCCGACCCCGACTCGGTCTTCCACTACTACCGCAAGCTGATCGAGCTGCGGCACACCGAGCCCACGGTCGTCGACGGCGACTTCACGATGGTGCTGCCCAACCACGAGCAGCTGTACGCCTTCACCCGTCGCCTCGGCGACACGGAACTGCTGGTGATCGGCAACTTCTCCGGCTCCGCGGTCAAGGCCGAACTGGACGACGACTGGTCGGGCGCGGAACTGCTGCTCACCAACCTGGCCACGGCCCCGCAGGATCTGACGCTGGAGCCGTGGCAGGCGGTCATTTACCGGCGTGTCACGCAGTGAGGACGGGCCAGGCGTAGGCGAGCAGGGCGAAAGCGGCGCCGAGCAGGGCCAGGCTCACGCCGCGGGTCGTGATCGGCAGGGCCGCGAGCACGAGCAGGATGATCGCGATGATGTAGAAGACGCCCTGGGTGGACATGACACTCCTCGATAGTGGGGGTAGCGGCGCACGTGTTACCCCCACGCCGAGGACGGCTAAACCATGGTCAACTCCAGAATGGAGCCGGGGTGGACAGTCGTCTCGGTCGGCACCAGCTCGGTGGCCCAGCCGGGTGGCTCGCCGGTGCCGTAGTTGCGCAGGTAACGCGGATGGGCGCCGCCGCTCACCTGCACCCGTACGCGATGGCCGGGCCGGAACACGTGGGCGGTGTGGCCCAGGTCGACGACGTGCCGGGCGCCGGCCGTGATCCGGGTCAGCCCGTCGCAGATGTTGATCGACCGGCCGGCCGGGTCGACGTCGCACAGCCGGACGAAAAGATCCCCGCTGGCCGCCGTCGTCGAAGCGTCCAGCTCGGCGCGGACGGGGCCCATCACCGTCAGCGGCTCCTCCAGCGGCTTGCCGGTGAACAGCAGCACGTCGGCCCGCCTCTCCAGCGGCGCGTTGTCGACCTGGCCCTGCGTCGGTGACTGCAGCGGGCCGCCGATCGACGGGGTCGGGTCGGCCGGGTCGTAGCGGAACGACCACCCGCGCTCGGCCGTGAGCTGGTCGAGCGGCAGGGCCAGCGGGCGGGCGCCCGGCGGCGGCCACGCGGGCAGGTCGCGCCACTCGCCGACGCCGCCGACGTGCACCCGTACCTGATAGGCCGGAGGCTCGCGGCGCAACCGGCGCATCGCCTGGGCGAACACCTCGGGCCAGTCCCGCTCGAGATAGTTCGTGTGCGTCCACGGGCCGATCAGCAGGTCGACGTCGCGTCCGGCCGCCCGCATGGCGATGTACTGCTCGATGACCTGGCTCGGCGCGAGATCCCACCAGCCCGTGAGCAGGCTGGTCGGCACGTCCATGGCCGCGGTCACCTTGGTCATGTCGACGTCCTGCCAGAACTCCGGCTCGGGGTGGTCGAGCCACTCCTCGAGCGCCGGCCGCCGCCCCCCGATGGCCGACGGATAGGCGTCCAGGAGTGGGAGTCCGAGGGTGGCCCGGCTCATCCGGCGTCTCATGCGGAGCGCGCCGCGCAGCATGCCCCACGCGGTGACCTCGCCCTGCACCAGGCTGAGGCCGCCGACGATCGACCGCTCCAGCGCGAACGCGCCGCCGGGCCAGAAAAACTTGTGCGGATCGGTCACGCCGACCTGCATCACGGCGCCCCGCCACTCGGGCGGCGCGTCGACGGCCAGGGCGGCCTGCGTGTAGGTCATGTAGCTGGCACCCACAGTGAACAGGTCGCCGGTGAACCAGCGCTGCTTGCGCAGCCACTCGACAGTGGCCCGGCCGTCGGCCGTCTCGTTGCGCCAGGTGTGGAACCGGCCGCCCGACCCGCCCGTGCCGCGGCTGCTCTGCATCACCACGTGGAAGCCCTGCTCGGCGAAGCGGACGCCGAAGAACAGATTGAAGGGGAAACCACTTCGCACGTACGGGGCCCGGACGAGCACGGTCGGGCAGGGCTCGCTGGTCACCGGGGCGTAGTGGTCGGTCATCAGCGGGCTTCCGTCGGCTGCGGGAACCGTCAGGGCGGTCTCACGGCGGACCTCGTACGGGGCCTCGGGGCCCCGGCGGGCCAGGAGTCGAAGGGACAGTGGCAGTCTTCGCATAGCTACCCCCGCATTTATCGTACGTCGTACCGGAAATACTAGCAGGAGGTATCGATGCCCCGCGGACGCCCGCCGTCGCACACCCGGGAGCAGGTCGTGGAGGCCGCGATCAGGATCGCCGACGCCGAGGGTCTGGAGGCGGTCACGATGCGCCGGATCGCCCAGGAGCTCGGGGCGGGCGCGATGTCGCTCTACACGTACGTGCCCGACAAGGACCGGTTGCTCGACCTGATGGTCGACCGGGCCGGCGGCGACCTCACCATCGCCGCGGCCACCGGCGACTGGCGTACGGACCTGATCGCGCTGGCCGGGGCCCAGCGGCAGTTGATGCTCACACACCCGTGGCTGCCCGCGGCCCTGCCCAACCGGCGGCTCACCGGGCGCAACATGCTCGCTTACCTGGAGAAAGGTCTGGCCGCGCTCGCGCCGACCGGCCTCGACGGGCCGGCCAAGATGGAGATCATCGCGCTCATGACCGGCTTCGTGGCCTCGTTCGTCACGGCCGAGACGGGCCCTGCGACGCCGCAGGAGGAGCAGATCGCGCTGATCGGTGAGGCGGTCGCCAGCGGAGACTTCCCGGAACTGGCGGCGGCCCTGGCCGAAGGGGGCCAGGGCCGCGAGCCCGGTTTCGACCGCATCGCCGATTGGATGCTGACGGGCCTGGTGACGCAGGCCCTAGCTTTTTAGGCAGATGTCGAACGGGTGGCCCTCCGGGTCGAGCAGCACCCGCCATCGCTCCGGCTGGGGCTGCTCGACCGGCTTGGTCGCGCCCAAGGCCAGCGCCTGCTCCTCGCCCCGGTCCAGATCGTCGACGTAGAAGTCCAGGTGATAGCGCTTAGGTGCGCTCTCCCGGGGCCAGCCGGGGGCCGAATAACCCGGCACCCGGCCGAAGCCCAGGCTGGTCGAACCGTCGCCGATCATCGCGTACTCGTCCTGCGCGTGCAGCACCTCCCAGCCCAGCACCGCGGCGTAGAAGCGAGCCTGCGCGGCGGGATCGGACGCGTCCAGGTTGATCATGGCCAGTGTTGCGATTCCCCTCATGGACGCGATCCTTCCCCCGGAAGCTGACATCTTCTGTCAGTTACTCAGCGCAGATACACGAGACCGTCGAGCGCCACCCCCGGACGGCCGCTGGTGCCCTCGACCACCACCCGGACGGTGTGCTCGCCGCCCGTCGGCCACGAACGCGACCACACGACCCGGCGCGGCGCCGAACTCGCCGAGTGCAGATCGACCATGCCCTGCGGCCGTCCGTCGACGAACACCCCGACCCGGCCCGCGCGCGGACCCTGGCTGAACACCAGCGCGGCCGAGGTCCCGCTGAACGTCCAGCTCGCACTGGCCCCCCGCGTGCTCGAAGCGACCGCGGTGCCACCGAGATAGCCGCCGTTGCGCAGCGCGCGCCAGGCCCCGCGGCGCTGAGCCGAGACCTCCGAGACCACCCACGGCGTACGGGTGACGGTGGCGCTCGCGGCGTTCCCGGCCCGGTCGAGCGCTCGCACCGTGAACGGCGTGGCCCGGTTGGGCGGCGCCGCCACGTCCCTCGTACGCGCGGTCAAGCCCAAGTCGATCGCCAGCGGCCGGGTCAGCCCGACCGAGCCCAGCGCCACCCCGTCGCCGACGCTCCACCGCAGCCGCAACGGCACCGCCCCGGCGCTGACCGTGCCCGGCCGCAACGCGAGGGCCGGCTTGGCCGCGAAGACCGGGCTGTCCGCGTCGACGACGACCCGGCTGCTCACCGTGGTCGAACGGCCCGACAGGTGCATGGCCCGCACAGTCAAGGTGTGGCTGCCCGGCGTCAGGCGCAGGCGGGTCGTGCGGTGACTGTTCGGGACCGCGGTGCGCAGCACACCGTCCACCCACACCTCGAACCGGTTGATGAGCGCGCTCGGCGTGCTGGTCGTCCAGACCGGCTGGATCAGACCCCGGCTGAAGTAGCGCCGGGCCGCCAGCGCGGTGCCGCCGATCCGCAGCACGTGCACACCGGCCGGGGCGGCCCCGGCGACCGCGCGGATGCTCGGCAACTGGGCGTAGAGCGCGTTACCCGGGCAGGCGGTGAGGCCGGCGTCGCGATGCCCGGCGATCCGCCACAGGGTGGCCCGCTGACCCTTGGGGAACCGGGGGCCGCCGCCGGAGGTGAGCACGACCCGGCCGCCAGGAGCGTTCCCGTACGCCCCGAGCTTGTACGCGGCCACGGCAGCGATCACAGTCCGCACCCGTGGCGACACCCGCACACCGCCGTAGTTGCCGATCACCGCGATCGAACTGGCGTCGGCGTTGAACCCCGCGGTGTGCGCCCCCAGCACGGTGCGGCCGACCCCGCCGCGGCGGCCCTCGAACACCGTGCCGCACTTGTCGATCAGGAAGTTGTAGCCCACGTCGTCCCACCCGCGGCTGCGCACCTGATACGCCTGAATGCCACGCACAATGCTCGCCGACTGCGCACAGCTGTAGCCGTTCCCGGTGGCCGTGTGATGCACGAAGAAGACCTGCGTGGGCCCGGTGTATTCGGCGGTGCCCTTGACGATGGCCTCGTTGGCCCGCCAACCCCCGCGCGTGACCATCCGCGGCACGGGCCGCGCCGGCAACGGAACCGCCGACTTCCGCGCATCCCCACGCGCCACCGCCGCCGTCGCGCGCGACAACGCCGCAGTTCCGCGCGCGACATCGGCGGGCTTTCGCGCATCCTCACGCGACAACGCCGCCGTTCCGCGCGCGACATCGGCGGGCTTTCGCGCATCCTCACGCGACAACGCCGCCGTTCCGCGCGCGACATCGGCGGGCTTTCGCGCATCCTCACGCGACAACGCCGCCGCTCCGCGCGCGACATCGGCCGGCTTCCGCTCATCCCGAAGCGACAAGACCGTCGTTTGGCGCGCACTTCCGCGCAACAGCCCAAGTTCGCGCGCAGTCCCGCGCAATACATCGGGCGGCCTCCGCGCGATCCCACGCGACAACAACCCGGGTTCGCGCATCAAGTTGGGCGACCCCTGTGTAGCCCCGCGCACCACGTCCGCCGGTCCTCGTGCCGCCCCGCGCACCATGAATTCCGAATCGTGCGCAGCTGTGCGCGACGAGGTCGCGTACTCGTTCTCTGCTCGTTTGCGCGCGATGTCGTCTCCCCCCTGTGCGCGGGGAGTGTCGTTCAGTGCTCGTTTGCCGGCCACTTGCGACGGCCGGTCGCTCAGTGCTCGTTCGTGCGTGGAGTTGTCCGTTGCTTGTGCGCGCGAAGCGTCGTTCTGCGCCCGATCGCGCGCGGGTTGGTCCTGCGCGTCCGGGTTGATCAAGTCGAGGCGCAGGCCTTGGGGGAGCGGGTGGCCGGCGCCGGTTGCTCGGGCCTCGACCGCGTCTGAGGGGCCGACCCACAGCGGGTCGGAAGCACCCCGTACGTCGGCCGGAGCGTGACCGTCGGTCTCGAGCGTTTGCCACGGGGTCCACCGGGTCGAGCCGATCGCGCGCGTGCGCACCTGCACCTGTCCGTCGACCTCGGCGTGCGGGTCGGCCCAGGTGGCGCCGATCAGGCTGAACGGCGCGGCCGGCGTGACCGGGACAACAGAAGAGACCCCGCCACCGGACGAAGCTGTGCTGCCCGACGAGACCGTGCTGCCGGGTGCTGTCTCGCTGCCGGGCAGGACCGCTCTGCTCAGCGACGCCGTGGCGTTCGAGGCCGGCTCGGTGGTGGCGGAGAACCCGGAGCCGGCCGCACGACCGGCAATGGTGGTGAAAGCGAGTGTCTGCAGGGGCAGGGCGAGCAGCTGCGGCGGTTCGGGCTCGGCTGCTCGCGCCGGGATGCCGCCGGTGGCTGCGGTCAGGGCTACCAGTCCGGAGGCAGCAAGAAGTTTCGTCCGATTCCGGTGCACGTGTCCCCCCGTGGTCCTGGTTGATCGGCCAAGTGACACCTTGCGGGGTCACGCCCTGGTCCGTCCCGGGAATCACGAAGTAGCTCAGACATTTATGCCGGAAATGGGATCATCAACCACCGGGGTTCAGGTGGCCGTCCGCGGCCAGGTGGGCGAAGAGCGCGCGGTTGAACGGGTTCATCGCGGGCAGGCCGAGCGGGTCGAAGAACCGGAGGTCCGCGGTCTCCGGGTCCGTCACGTCGAGGTGCCCGGACCAGGACTCGGCCCGGTAGATCAGCGAGATCACCTGACATTGATCGCCGTTGGGGTAGACCAGGAAGCAGTCCGGGCCCGACCGTGCCGAGAGCAGGGTCAGCGCCCCGGCGAGAAGGCCGGTCTCCTCGCGCAGCTCCCGGCGGGCGGCATCCTCGAGTTGCTCGCCCGGTTCCACGGCACCGCCGGGGAGGCACCAGGTCCGGTCGTCGGAGCGTTCCTGCAGCAGGACCCGATGCCGGTGGTCACGGACGAGCACACCGGCCGCTGCCACGACCAGTGGTTCGTGGCCGACCAGCGCCCGCATCCGCGCCACGTAGGAGCCGCTCATGATCACAGGTTAGGGGTCAGGGCCGCGTAGTCCTTCAGCGTGATCGCTTCGGCTTTGGTGAAGTGGCCGGCCAGCAGGTGTTTCATCGGCCAGCGGCTCATCGAGTTCATCGACAGCGCGCGCAGGCGGATCGTCAGCCGGCTGTTGGGGGCGAAGGCCGCCATGCCGCCCGGGGGCAACTGGATGCCGTCGGCCACGTACGCGGCCATCGTGGACTGGTAGGCGGCGTACGCGGCCTCCGGCGACGTCGCCTCGGCCAGCTCGCCGGCCAGCACGTACGCGCCGACCAGGGCCAGGCTCGTGCCCAGGCCGGCCAGTGGGGAGCCGCAGTAGCCGGCGTCCCCCAGCAGCACCACCCGGCCGCGCGCCCAGCGGTCCACGCGCACCTGGTCGATGGAGTCGAAATAGAAGTCGTCGGCCCCGGGCAGGGCGGCCAGGAACGACGGCACCCGCCAGCCGACCCCGGCGAACCGTTCGGCGAGCAGCCGTTTCTGGCTCGCGCGGTCGAGCCGGCCCAGGCGTTCGGGGGTGCGGATGCTCAGGCTGGCTTTGGCCGTCCCACCGCGTTCGGGGCGCAGCCCGGCCACCCGGCCGCCGGGCGCGTTGAACATCAGGAACCAGTGGTCGAGGTCGCCGGGGTCGGGCACGGTGAAGTACGCGCCGTAACCGCCCAGCGGGCGGACGAACTCGGGCTCGGAGCCGAAGGTGAGCGCGCGCACTCCGGAGTGGACGCCGTCCGCGCCGACGACGATGTGGAAACGCTCGGTGCCGCCGCTCGCGAACGTGACGTCGACGCCGCCGTCGTCCTGACGCAGGGCCGTGATCCGGTCGCCGTAGCGATAGTCGGTAGTCGTGGCGGTGGCCTCGAGGAGGATGCGGGACAGGTCGCCCCGGGAGATCTCGATGTCGGCGACGATGCCCTCGCCACCGAAGAGGTCGGACGGCATCGACGCCAGGCGGCGGTCGCGGGCGTCGACCAGCGCGACGCCACGCTCGTCGA from the Paractinoplanes abujensis genome contains:
- a CDS encoding TetR/AcrR family transcriptional regulator, producing MPRGRPPSHTREQVVEAAIRIADAEGLEAVTMRRIAQELGAGAMSLYTYVPDKDRLLDLMVDRAGGDLTIAAATGDWRTDLIALAGAQRQLMLTHPWLPAALPNRRLTGRNMLAYLEKGLAALAPTGLDGPAKMEIIALMTGFVASFVTAETGPATPQEEQIALIGEAVASGDFPELAAALAEGGQGREPGFDRIADWMLTGLVTQALAF
- a CDS encoding glycoside hydrolase family 13 protein; the protein is MTDLWWKSAVVYQIYPRSFADADGDGMGDLRGIIAHLDHLAELGVDVIWLSPIYPSPQDDNGYDISDYQDIEPVFGTLEIFDELLAGVHARGMKLVMDLVVNHSSDEHPWFVESRSSKDNPKRDWYWWQPAREGLEPGTPGAEPTNWGSVFGGSAWELDEKTGEYYLHLFSKKQPDLNWENPEVREAVYAMMNWWLDRGIDGFRMDVINMISKVLPLPDGRVVAGSSYGDGSAGFINGPRLHEFLQEMHAKVFAGRDAKLTVGEMPGVTVDEAILFTDPARHEVDMVFQFDHVWADRGADPWLLMPLQLTNLKAIFNRWQAGLAEVGWNSLYWNNHDQPRAVSRYGDDSPDHRVASAKMLGTVLHLHRGTPYVYQGEELGMTNFPFRTIDDFRDIEALGQYAQATGQEGRSPEEVLTVLRARGRDNARTPMQWDTSEHAGFTTGTPWLAVNPNYPEINAEAARADPDSVFHYYRKLIELRHTEPTVVDGDFTMVLPNHEQLYAFTRRLGDTELLVIGNFSGSAVKAELDDDWSGAELLLTNLATAPQDLTLEPWQAVIYRRVTQ
- a CDS encoding N-acetylmuramoyl-L-alanine amidase, with the protein product MVTRGGWRANEAIVKGTAEYTGPTQVFFVHHTATGNGYSCAQSASIVRGIQAYQVRSRGWDDVGYNFLIDKCGTVFEGRRGGVGRTVLGAHTAGFNADASSIAVIGNYGGVRVSPRVRTVIAAVAAYKLGAYGNAPGGRVVLTSGGGPRFPKGQRATLWRIAGHRDAGLTACPGNALYAQLPSIRAVAGAAPAGVHVLRIGGTALAARRYFSRGLIQPVWTTSTPSALINRFEVWVDGVLRTAVPNSHRTTRLRLTPGSHTLTVRAMHLSGRSTTVSSRVVVDADSPVFAAKPALALRPGTVSAGAVPLRLRWSVGDGVALGSVGLTRPLAIDLGLTARTRDVAAPPNRATPFTVRALDRAGNAASATVTRTPWVVSEVSAQRRGAWRALRNGGYLGGTAVASSTRGASASWTFSGTSAALVFSQGPRAGRVGVFVDGRPQGMVDLHSASSAPRRVVWSRSWPTGGEHTVRVVVEGTSGRPGVALDGLVYLR
- a CDS encoding VOC family protein, which produces MRGIATLAMINLDASDPAAQARFYAAVLGWEVLHAQDEYAMIGDGSTSLGFGRVPGYSAPGWPRESAPKRYHLDFYVDDLDRGEEQALALGATKPVEQPQPERWRVLLDPEGHPFDICLKS
- a CDS encoding NUDIX hydrolase codes for the protein MSGSYVARMRALVGHEPLVVAAAGVLVRDHRHRVLLQERSDDRTWCLPGGAVEPGEQLEDAARRELREETGLLAGALTLLSARSGPDCFLVYPNGDQCQVISLIYRAESWSGHLDVTDPETADLRFFDPLGLPAMNPFNRALFAHLAADGHLNPGG
- a CDS encoding FAD-dependent monooxygenase → MRVLISGGGIAGPSLAWWLHRAGADVTVIERAPGPRPGGHAVDVRGTARTVVERMGLMPAVLTDRVDERGVALVDARDRRLASMPSDLFGGEGIVADIEISRGDLSRILLEATATTTDYRYGDRITALRQDDGGVDVTFASGGTERFHIVVGADGVHSGVRALTFGSEPEFVRPLGGYGAYFTVPDPGDLDHWFLMFNAPGGRVAGLRPERGGTAKASLSIRTPERLGRLDRASQKRLLAERFAGVGWRVPSFLAALPGADDFYFDSIDQVRVDRWARGRVVLLGDAGYCGSPLAGLGTSLALVGAYVLAGELAEATSPEAAYAAYQSTMAAYVADGIQLPPGGMAAFAPNSRLTIRLRALSMNSMSRWPMKHLLAGHFTKAEAITLKDYAALTPNL
- a CDS encoding CocE/NonD family hydrolase, whose product is MRRLPLSLRLLARRGPEAPYEVRRETALTVPAADGSPLMTDHYAPVTSEPCPTVLVRAPYVRSGFPFNLFFGVRFAEQGFHVVMQSSRGTGGSGGRFHTWRNETADGRATVEWLRKQRWFTGDLFTVGASYMTYTQAALAVDAPPEWRGAVMQVGVTDPHKFFWPGGAFALERSIVGGLSLVQGEVTAWGMLRGALRMRRRMSRATLGLPLLDAYPSAIGGRRPALEEWLDHPEPEFWQDVDMTKVTAAMDVPTSLLTGWWDLAPSQVIEQYIAMRAAGRDVDLLIGPWTHTNYLERDWPEVFAQAMRRLRREPPAYQVRVHVGGVGEWRDLPAWPPPGARPLALPLDQLTAERGWSFRYDPADPTPSIGGPLQSPTQGQVDNAPLERRADVLLFTGKPLEEPLTVMGPVRAELDASTTAASGDLFVRLCDVDPAGRSINICDGLTRITAGARHVVDLGHTAHVFRPGHRVRVQVSGGAHPRYLRNYGTGEPPGWATELVPTETTVHPGSILELTMV